The segment GCCTTCGCCGGCACCGTTAATGACCTGGCGGACATCCTTGCTGACAATATCGCCGGCCGCCATGACCCCTTTCAGATTGGTGCGCATTTCCCGGTCGGTGATAATAAACCCGTCTTCCATGGCGAGCTGGTCCAGCGGCAGCATCTCGTTGTTCGGAATTGTCCCGACCAGAATGAAGATTCCGTAAACCGAAAGTCTCGACTCCTTGCCGTCATTATCACGCAGGGAGATCTCCTCCACCCCGTTCTTGCCATCGATTGAGGTCACCACCGAGTTCCAGACAAATTCAATCTTGTCATTGGCAAAGGCCTGCTCCTGAACAATCTTGGTCGCCCGGAGCTCGTCCCGCCTATGGATCACGGTGACCTTGCTGGCAAACTTGGTCAGATACACGGCCTCCTGAATCGCGGTATTGCCACCTCCGACCACCGCAATTTCCTGATTCCGGAAAAAAGGACCGTCGCAGGTCGCGCAGTAGGAAACCCCTTTTCCGGCATTTTCAGCCTCTCCGGGGACATTGAGCTTGCCCGGCCTGGCGCCTGTGGCCAGAATCACAGCATCGGCGGTAAGAACTTCACCACCGGCAAGCGAGATCTTCTTAACCGGCCCGGCCAGATCCATCGACACGACCTCGGCTCCGGATCTGGTTTCAAGCTCAAAGCGGGCCGCCTGGGCGACCATCTTCTCAACCAGTTCATGGCCGGCAATCCCATCGGGAAAACCGGGATAGTTGTCGATCCAGTCGGTATTCAGGACCTGACCGCCGGGAACACCTTTTTCCAGAAGAAGAGTTTTGATTCTGGATCGGGATGCATAAAGACCCGCCGTTAATCCTGTCGGGCCGCCACCTACAATGATGAGTTGATAATCTGCCATGATCTCAAAATGAAAAAGCCCTCCCCGGAGAGAGGGCTTTCGTACAATGTAAAATTGATCTTAAAGGGCTTTGTTGAGCATTGAAACAAGCTGGGCCTTGCCGACCGCACCGGTCACCTGATCGACCACCTGACCTCCCTTGAAGAGAATCAGGGTAGGGATGGCCCTGATCCCGAACTTGCCCGGAGTGGAAGGGTTTTCATCAACATTCATTTTGGCGATAACCGCTTTGCCCGCGTACTCGCCGGCCAGGTCTTCGACCACCGGCCCGATCGCCTTGCAGGGACCGCACCAGGGGGCCCAGAAG is part of the Pseudomonadota bacterium genome and harbors:
- the trxB gene encoding thioredoxin-disulfide reductase — protein: MADYQLIIVGGGPTGLTAGLYASRSRIKTLLLEKGVPGGQVLNTDWIDNYPGFPDGIAGHELVEKMVAQAARFELETRSGAEVVSMDLAGPVKKISLAGGEVLTADAVILATGARPGKLNVPGEAENAGKGVSYCATCDGPFFRNQEIAVVGGGNTAIQEAVYLTKFASKVTVIHRRDELRATKIVQEQAFANDKIEFVWNSVVTSIDGKNGVEEISLRDNDGKESRLSVYGIFILVGTIPNNEMLPLDQLAMEDGFIITDREMRTNLKGVMAAGDIVSKDVRQVINGAGEGAVAAMSAEHFLSTLG
- the trxA gene encoding thioredoxin; the protein is MAGDNVKQLSDADFDATIKSNTPTLVDFWAPWCGPCKAIGPVVEDLAGEYAGKAVIAKMNVDENPSTPGKFGIRAIPTLILFKGGQVVDQVTGAVGKAQLVSMLNKAL